The following are from one region of the Actinoplanes sp. L3-i22 genome:
- a CDS encoding HAD family phosphatase, translating to MLLPLPPGEFQAYLFDCDGTITDSMPVHYRAWQEALAEWGADFPEDLFYAWGGRPAADIIVDLNARQGLAMPVAAVNEHRESLFQSGLATVRGVPGVLEHIEEAYDRVPFAVVSGSTRDSVTASLTALGLLDRFPVLVCAEDYTNPKPDPEPYLTAARLLGADPARCVVFEDTELGVQAAEAAGMACVKVPPPWDR from the coding sequence GTGCTTCTACCGCTTCCGCCGGGCGAGTTCCAGGCCTACCTCTTCGACTGCGACGGCACCATCACCGACTCCATGCCGGTGCACTACCGGGCCTGGCAGGAGGCGCTCGCCGAGTGGGGCGCCGACTTCCCGGAGGACCTGTTCTACGCGTGGGGCGGGCGGCCGGCGGCGGACATCATCGTCGACCTGAACGCGCGGCAGGGCCTGGCCATGCCGGTCGCGGCGGTGAACGAGCACCGCGAGTCACTGTTCCAGTCCGGGCTGGCCACGGTCCGCGGGGTGCCCGGCGTGCTGGAACACATCGAGGAGGCGTACGACCGGGTGCCCTTCGCCGTCGTCTCCGGCAGCACCCGGGACTCGGTGACCGCGTCGCTGACCGCGCTCGGCCTGCTGGACCGTTTCCCGGTCCTGGTCTGCGCCGAGGACTACACCAATCCGAAGCCGGACCCGGAGCCCTACCTGACCGCCGCCCGCCTGCTCGGCGCCGACCCGGCCCGGTGCGTGGTCTTCGAGGACACCGAGCTGGGTGTCCAGGCGGCCGAGGCGGCCGGCATGGCGTGCGTCAAGGTTCCGCCGCCCTGGGACCGTTAG
- a CDS encoding RraA family protein encodes MSAFREIPPTTLADVLGRDQVMDIGIRPLWTPVPRVAGPAFTVRCEPGDNLMLHAAIYRAAPGSVIVVESGDLDYALAGGNVCAVAHRRGVAAFVLDGLIRDLGEVRDLGFPVFARGVIPIPGTKSKLGTHGEPVRCGGITVHPSDVIVADEEGIVVVPAGRHDEVLAAAQAKLAKEEAESLDDWASAHRARIEKTLTEQGFTSGS; translated from the coding sequence ATGAGCGCCTTCCGGGAGATCCCGCCGACCACGCTGGCCGACGTCCTCGGCCGTGACCAGGTGATGGACATCGGGATCCGGCCGCTCTGGACCCCGGTCCCGCGGGTCGCCGGCCCGGCGTTCACGGTCCGCTGCGAGCCCGGCGACAACCTGATGCTGCACGCCGCGATCTACCGGGCCGCCCCCGGCTCGGTGATCGTCGTCGAGTCCGGCGACCTGGACTACGCGCTGGCCGGCGGCAACGTCTGCGCGGTCGCGCACCGGCGCGGCGTCGCGGCGTTCGTGCTGGACGGCCTGATCCGCGACCTGGGCGAGGTCCGCGACCTGGGCTTCCCGGTCTTCGCCCGGGGCGTCATCCCGATCCCGGGCACGAAGTCGAAGCTGGGCACGCACGGCGAGCCGGTCCGCTGCGGCGGCATCACGGTGCACCCGTCCGACGTGATCGTCGCCGACGAGGAGGGCATCGTCGTCGTCCCGGCCGGCCGGCACGACGAGGTCCTGGCGGCAGCTCAGGCGAAGCTGGCGAAGGAGGAGGCCGAGTCGCTGGACGACTGGGCGTCCGCCCACCGCGCCCGCATCGAGAAGACCCTCACCGAGCAGGGCTTCACCAGCGGTTCTTAG
- a CDS encoding DUF2804 domain-containing protein: protein MTHEIQITEPVDLCLPDGRLNPAAVGWSRKPLHRANLRGWGRTKRWEYWGVVTPAHIVGVVVSSLDYAGVHSLYLLDRVSGREIAVDATVPLARGTVLPDRCGTGTVQASGGGLTIEIDQRFDGTAIRAQSRDVSLDLTVPVVEGRDALGVVVAWSRTRFQYTVKDVGRPVRGTVTVGGVEHVVPAQGSYATLDHGRGRWPYASTWNWAAGADATRAIQLGGKWTDGTGNTENAVFEDGRLYKIGADLRWEYDRTDWLKPWRITGQGVDVTFEPFHERVSKTNLGVVAGETHQCFGRFSGWARGADGQRVDLDGLTGWAEEAKNRW, encoded by the coding sequence GTGACCCACGAGATCCAGATCACCGAGCCGGTCGACCTGTGTCTGCCGGACGGCCGTCTGAACCCGGCGGCGGTCGGCTGGAGCCGAAAGCCGCTGCACCGCGCCAACCTGCGCGGATGGGGCCGCACCAAGCGCTGGGAGTACTGGGGTGTGGTCACCCCGGCGCACATCGTCGGCGTCGTCGTGTCCAGCCTGGACTACGCCGGCGTGCACAGTCTGTACCTGCTGGACCGGGTCAGCGGCCGGGAGATCGCGGTCGACGCGACGGTCCCGCTGGCCCGCGGCACGGTCCTGCCGGACCGCTGCGGAACCGGCACGGTGCAGGCTTCCGGCGGCGGCCTCACCATCGAGATCGATCAGAGATTCGACGGTACGGCGATTCGCGCCCAGTCCCGTGACGTGTCGCTCGACCTGACCGTGCCGGTCGTCGAGGGCCGGGACGCGCTGGGCGTGGTGGTCGCGTGGAGCCGCACCCGGTTCCAGTACACGGTGAAGGACGTCGGCCGCCCGGTCCGCGGGACCGTGACCGTCGGCGGGGTCGAGCACGTCGTCCCGGCCCAGGGCTCGTACGCCACCCTGGACCACGGGCGCGGGCGGTGGCCGTACGCGTCCACCTGGAACTGGGCCGCCGGCGCCGACGCCACCCGGGCGATCCAGCTCGGCGGCAAGTGGACCGACGGCACCGGCAACACCGAGAACGCGGTCTTCGAGGACGGCCGCCTCTACAAGATCGGCGCCGACCTGCGCTGGGAGTACGACCGCACCGACTGGCTGAAGCCGTGGCGGATCACCGGCCAGGGCGTCGACGTCACGTTCGAGCCGTTCCACGAGCGGGTCTCGAAGACCAACCTGGGCGTGGTCGCCGGCGAGACCCACCAGTGCTTCGGCCGCTTCTCCGGCTGGGCCCGCGGCGCCGACGGCCAGCGAGTCGACCTCGACGGCCTCACCGGCTGGGCCGAGGAGGCTAAGAACCGCTGGTGA
- a CDS encoding YggT family protein, whose product MGLLGIISLALLLLQFLLIARAVLDWSVVLAGPAMPGSFRSRVAGGVFAVTEPILAPVRRLIPPLRAGGMSIDLSFMLVFFAIVILREFI is encoded by the coding sequence ATGGGTCTTCTCGGCATCATCAGCCTGGCCCTGTTGCTCTTGCAGTTCCTGCTGATCGCCCGGGCGGTGCTGGACTGGAGCGTGGTGCTGGCCGGTCCGGCGATGCCCGGATCGTTCCGCTCGCGGGTGGCCGGCGGTGTGTTCGCGGTGACCGAGCCGATCCTGGCCCCGGTCCGGCGGCTGATCCCGCCGCTGCGTGCGGGCGGGATGTCCATCGACCTGTCGTTCATGCTGGTGTTCTTCGCGATCGTGATCCTGCGCGAGTTCATCTGA
- a CDS encoding nuclear transport factor 2 family protein → MTDAHAQIFQRYIYAGAISRDPDAVAELFTEDGVYEAPLAATRLAGRDAIRAGIGAFQQDDPGETDLARTGYVLHETADPDVFITEIDSVVGGEPYALVQIFRVREGRIASLRDYFRAGT, encoded by the coding sequence GTGACCGATGCGCACGCCCAGATCTTTCAGCGGTACATCTATGCCGGTGCGATCAGCCGGGACCCGGACGCGGTCGCCGAGCTGTTCACCGAGGACGGGGTCTACGAGGCGCCGCTGGCCGCCACCCGGCTGGCCGGGCGGGACGCGATCCGGGCCGGGATCGGGGCCTTCCAGCAGGACGATCCCGGCGAGACGGATCTGGCCCGCACCGGATACGTGTTGCACGAGACCGCCGACCCGGACGTCTTCATCACCGAGATCGACTCGGTGGTCGGCGGCGAGCCGTACGCGCTGGTCCAGATCTTCCGGGTCCGCGAGGGCCGGATCGCCAGCCTGCGCGACTACTTCAGAGCAGGGACGTGA
- a CDS encoding acetylxylan esterase — MALFDLPLPELRTYRSATGEPAGFGDFWTRTLDEARAAAKPVELTEVATPLRGVTTYDVTFTGFAGQPVKAWLNVPAGASGPLPVAVEFIGYGGGRGLPIDWLIWSAAGYAHLVMDTRGQGGGWRGGDTPDQDVDGAGPSTPGQMTRGVRSPETHYYRRLFTDAARAVETAAELPGVDASRLVTTGKSQGGALSIAAAGLVPDRVAAVVAGVPFLCDIRRAVTISDSFPFQEIVRFLRANPERAAQTFATLDHFDVVHLARRITAPALFSTALMDDVCPPSGVFAAFNELTGPKEIEVYEWDGHDGGRTFFDVKALEFAAARGL, encoded by the coding sequence ATGGCGCTTTTTGATCTCCCTCTCCCCGAGCTGCGCACGTACCGATCCGCCACCGGCGAACCGGCCGGCTTCGGCGACTTCTGGACGCGCACGCTCGACGAGGCGCGGGCCGCCGCGAAGCCCGTCGAGCTGACCGAGGTCGCCACCCCGTTGCGCGGCGTCACCACCTACGACGTGACCTTCACCGGCTTCGCCGGCCAGCCGGTCAAGGCGTGGCTCAACGTCCCGGCCGGCGCTTCCGGCCCGCTGCCGGTCGCGGTCGAGTTCATCGGGTACGGCGGTGGCCGCGGCCTGCCGATCGACTGGCTGATCTGGAGCGCGGCCGGCTACGCGCACCTGGTGATGGACACCCGCGGCCAGGGCGGCGGCTGGCGCGGCGGGGACACCCCGGACCAGGACGTGGACGGCGCCGGCCCGTCCACCCCGGGCCAGATGACCCGCGGCGTGCGCTCCCCGGAGACGCACTACTACCGCCGCCTGTTCACCGACGCGGCCCGGGCCGTGGAGACCGCCGCCGAGCTGCCCGGCGTCGACGCGTCCCGGCTGGTCACCACCGGCAAGAGCCAGGGTGGCGCGCTGTCGATCGCGGCTGCCGGCCTGGTCCCGGACCGGGTCGCCGCGGTCGTCGCCGGGGTGCCGTTCCTCTGTGACATCCGGCGCGCGGTCACCATCTCGGACAGCTTCCCGTTCCAGGAGATCGTCCGGTTCCTGCGGGCCAACCCGGAGCGGGCGGCGCAGACCTTCGCCACGCTGGACCACTTCGACGTGGTGCACCTGGCCCGGCGGATCACCGCGCCGGCCCTGTTCTCCACCGCGCTGATGGACGACGTCTGCCCGCCGTCCGGGGTGTTCGCCGCGTTCAACGAGCTCACCGGGCCGAAGGAGATCGAGGTCTACGAGTGGGACGGCCACGACGGCGGTCGCACGTTCTTCGACGTCAAGGCCCTGGAGTTCGCCGCCGCCCGCGGCCTGTGA